In a single window of the Fusarium falciforme chromosome 3, complete sequence genome:
- a CDS encoding Zn(2)-C6 fungal-type domain-containing protein, with amino-acid sequence MTDVIVEKHLKCDGETPCGNCNKASVNCVRVNKKFRVKRLITTQNSFKFDPNQTWIRTGNQEQQEPFAIIDESEIATNRSAQEPSSATDEPQEGYLNFAASILQSFSRDDQVRTDDSLRHQPLEHRPTTATRSESNLDTSSIGDDTALRKHPSLTPSSTYDDTSVLAYSEPVSTRTPLFPTAWQHSPDAASLGPSPSNTESPYSDRHLHYGASSSSVSRPGVRRITELTGGNDVQHTSIEEACLVRCFVKKLGRAFDTSDRDHHYCSVLPIRAMHSPLLLNAICTAAARYLTRIWSLKDPHAVIEYDGVPLPNLTMESAIHYHNKCISHLMDVSADPTNTCSDDALTAITILRYHEQVDTHFTGTDNETFSIAVQAVFQAAQDEAHGLLTIILQPPRGSDVYATSLSSLRYSACLIALRQEIWGVLIYRRPFRLPIFAVTDYANFDDTMAADDYDWTNRIIIWCAHVLKYCFPGDTDVETREDTRSRAQQWEALKTFQRNWDEHTPPHFAPLYYKERNPAEGRYFPTIWLASQCQVMAQQHVELARIVLAVHDSKLQLGIGGRAAHKALEKLLLDSTRKICGLAMSNQQYQEAMVTSAVGISMCGEYFRDPREQAAIVELMSILERKHAWPTNTVLSSLQEAWESYSNHYA; translated from the exons ATG ACCGACGTCATTGTAGAGAAACATCTGAAAT GCGACGGCGAGACTCCGTGCGGAAATTGCAACAAGGCGTCTGTCAACTGCGTTCGCGTCAACAAAAAGTTTCGCGTCAAGAGGTTGATTACGACGCAGAATAGCTTCAAGTTTGACCCAAACCAGACTTGGATACGCACTGGAAACCAAG AACAACAGGAACCATTCGCCATCATTGACGAGTCCGAGATCGCAACGAATCGATCCGCGCAGGAGCCTTCTTCGGCGACGGATGAACCTCAGGAAGGGTACCTGAACTTCGCCGCGTCCATCCTGCAGTCCTTTTCTCGAGATGATCAAGTCAGAACTGACGACTCTCTCCGGCATCAACCACTTGAACACAGACCGACTACGGCGACCCGATCGGAGAGCAACCTCGATACATCCAGCATCGGCGACGATACAGCCCTTAGAAAGCACCCAAGCCTGACTCCCTCCTCGACTTATGACGACACCTCTGTCCTTGCATACTCGGAGCCAGTGTCAACACGCACACCATTGTTTCCCACGGCATGGCAACATTCTCCCGACGCGGCTTCCCTAGGCCCATCCCCGTCGAATACAGAGTCTCCATACAGCGATAGACACCTTCACTACGGCGCATCATCTAGCTCAGTTTCTAGGCCTGGGGTGAGGAGGATAACAGAGCTCACCGGGGGCAACGATGTGCAACACACGAGCATTGAGGAGGCATGCCTGGTCCGTTGCTTCGTGAAGAAGCTAGGAAGGGCT TTCGACACGAGCGACAGAGACCATCATTATTGTTCTGTTCTCCCCATTCGTGCTATGCacagccctcttcttctgaaCGCCATCTGCACAGCAGCTGCCAGATACCTCACCCGAATATGGTCTCTCAAAGACCCCCATGCAGTCATCGAATACGATGGAGTTCCTCTCCCTAATCTCACCATGGAATCAGCAATCCACTACCACAACAAATGCATCTCGCACCTTATGGATGTCTCTGCAGACCCCACCAACACATGCAGTGATGACGCACTTACTGCAATTACCATACTCAGATATCATGAACAAGTCGATA CCCACTTCACCGGCACCGACAACGAAACTTTCTCCATCGCCGTCCAAGCCGTCTTTCAAGCAGCCCAGGACGAAGCCCACGGACTCCTAACCATTATTCTTCAACCCCCACGCGGTTCTGATGTTTACGCCACATCCCTTTCTTCTCTACGATACTCAGCCTGTCTCATCGCCCTCCGACAAGAAATCTGGGGCGTCCTGATTTATCGTCGACCCTTCAGACTCCCAATCTTTGCCGTCACGGACTATGCCAACTTTGACGACACCATGGCTGCTGACGACTATGACTGGACAAATCGCATCATTATATGGTGTGCCCATGTGCTCAAGTATTGCTTCCCTGGGGACACAGATGTAGAGACCAGAGAGGATACGAGGTCTCGCGCTCAGCAGTGGGAAGCCTTGAAGACTTTTCAACGCAACTGGGATGAACATACGCCACCGCACTTTGCACCTCTCTACTACAAAGAACGAAACCCAGCAGAAGGTCGATACTTCCCAACAATATGGCTGGCCAGCCAATGTCAAGTCATGGCCCAGCAACACGTAGAACTAGCCCGCATAGTCCTCGCAGTCCATGACTCCAAGCTCCAACTCGGCATTGGCGGCAGGGCAGCACATAAAGCACTCGAAAAGCTACTGCTAGATTCCACCCGAAAGATATGTGGTCTAGCAATGTCCAATCAGCAATATCAGGAGGCCATGGTGACCAGTGCGGTGGGGATATCAATGTGCGGTGAATATTTCCGGGACCCTAGGGAACAGGCTGCGATTGTTGAACTCATGTCTATTTTGGAACGGAAACATGCCTGGCCGACGAACACTGTACTTAGCTCACTTCAGGAGGCATGGGAGTCATATAGCAATCATTATGCGTGA
- a CDS encoding MFS domain-containing protein, translated as METKESLGHSRATDHIEETDIAAQAGEIISYDDNGLAGIVRSPYVLGAAALASFGGFSFGYDQGVISIILVMEQFHKSFPETAPGHPGYGFNVGFMTGMLELGAFIGCLFLPYLADRISRKWSLTVATGFFVVGAIIQTASHNYGTLVAGRTIGGIGVGQLAMGAPLYISEIAPPNLRGSLLVLEAISIVIGAIIAYWITYATKELSGELAFRLPFGLQMVPALCVGLGIHFFPFSPRWLAMRGRNNDSLSALSKLRRVPATDDRVQAEWKGIVCEVRFQEEVIAKDHPTNNKLKLEILQWIDLFRPKYLKRTVIALGIPFFQQFSGINAFVYYAPTFFKALGQDDNMALILSGMVNICQLVAGIPTFLYLDKVGRRKLAIYGGIAMAVPHLIMAGVVGKFNNKWDSNQGMGWFGVALIYTYVLCYACSYGPLAWTLPAEVFPSSKRAKGVGAATSMIWLANFIIGVVVPEMVIKIGWGTYLFFGVFCTLAAIFSFFLVPETSGKSLEQISELFGDNHIAEEEAIRVRIQQDVWSDPKYTAAGAEAASSS; from the exons ATGGAGACCAAAGAGTCCCTCGGCCACTCGCGGGCTACTGATCATATCGAAGAGACTGATATCGCTGCCCAGGCGGGAGAAATCATCTCTTACGATGACAATGGCCTCGCCGGTATCGTCCGCTCACCCTACGTCCTCGGAGCAGCAGCTCTGGCTTCCTTTGGAGGTTTCTCCTTTGGATACG ACCAGGGTGTCATCAGCATCATTCTGGTAATGGAGCAGTTCCACAAGTCCTTCCCCGAAACTGCCCCTGGACATCCTGGATATGGCTTCAACGTCGGATTTATGACCGGAATGTTGGAACTGGGTGCCTTCATAGGGTGTCTGTTCCTCCCATATCTTGCGGATCGAATCTCTCGAAAGTGGTCTCTCACGGTGGCCACTGGCTTCTTTGTCGTCGGAGCTATCATTCAG ACTGCCTCTCACAATTACGGAACCCTCGTCGCAGGTCGAACGATTGGAGGTATCGGTGTTGGTCAACTTGCCATGGGAGCCCCTCTGTACATTTCCGAGATTGCGCCTCCTAACTTGCGAGGATCTCTGCTTGTTCTCGAAGCTATTAG CATTGTTATTGGCGCTATCATCGCATATTGGATCACATACGCCACCAAGGAACTGTCCGGAGAGCTCGCTTTCCGACTTCCCTTCGGTCTCCAGATGGTCCCTGCCCTTTGTGTCGGTCTCGGAATCCACTTCTTCCCATTCAGCCCCCGATGGCTCGCCATGCGTGGCCGCAACAACGACAGTCTCTCTGCCCTTTCGAAGCTCCGCCGTGTCCCCGCCACCGATGACCGAGTCCAAGCCGAGTGGAAGGGCATCGTCTGCGAAGTCCGCTTCCAGGAGGAAGTCATCGCCAAGGACCATCCCACTAacaacaagctcaagcttGAGATCCTCCAGTGGATCGATCTCTTCCGCCCCAAGTACCTTAAGCGTACTGTTATCGCTCTTGGAATTCCATTTTTTCAGCAGTTTTCTGGAATTAATGCTTTCG TGTACTATGCGCCGACCTTTTTCAAGGCTCTTGGCCAGGACGATAACATGGCTCTGATCCTTTCAGGAATGGTCAACATCTGCCAATTG GTTGCCGGAATCCCCACCTTCCTCTACCTCGACAAGGTTGGCCGCCGGAAGCTGGCCATCTACGGTGGTATCGCTATGGCTGTTCCCCacctcatcatggctggcgTCGTTGGCAAGTTCAACAACAAGTGGGATAGTAACCAGGGAATGGGCTGGTTTGGAGTTGCTCTGATCT ACACATATGTCCTCTGCTACGCTTGCTCCTACGGCCCTCTCGCCTGGACTCTTCCCGCCGAAGTCTTCCCCAGCTCCAAGCGAGCCAAGGGCGTCGGTGCAGCTACCTCCATGATCTGGCTTGCGAACTTCATCATTGGCGTTGTCGTCCCCGAGATGGTTATTAAGATCGGCTGGGGAACTTACCTGTTCTTCGGAGTTTTCTGCACCCTTGCCGccatcttctctttcttcctcgtccCAGAGACTTCTGGCAAGTCTCTTGAGCAGATCTCTGAGCTCTTTGGAGACAACCACattgctgaggaggaggctatcCGTGTTCGTATCCAGCAGGATGTTTGGTCTGACCCCAAGTACACCGCTGCTGGTGCCGAGGCTGCGTCAAGCTCCTAG